A window of the Oryzias melastigma strain HK-1 linkage group LG11, ASM292280v2, whole genome shotgun sequence genome harbors these coding sequences:
- the mrpl3 gene encoding 39S ribosomal protein L3, mitochondrial — MAAWGCRFILQRGSRFIPPRTVQSSSQMVGCIRTMKNTTWFEEHLTEDNQKYMRHSIGEEYRKQTAEKLSPLKDEPWPRHEWTEGSRRVGLVAVKLGMVPIWTKTGERHPVTMLQVQDCHVIRCMSKEEYDGRSAALAVGGKNGSPFHRTESSMEMFRNAGVPPKQKMTIFKVSDNAIIKPGTPLYAAHFRPGQFVDVTAKSIGKGFQGVMKRWGFKGQPASHGQTKTHRRPGASGPGGDPAKVFKGKKMPGQMGNVFVTAYGLKIWRVNTKYNVLYVHGSVPGHSNCLLKVRDTVLPTRRSTILNPPFPTYFTEEEGDLDEDLYDDNLFVHTDPSVTLT; from the exons ctcctCCCAGATGGTTGGCTGCATCAGAACTATGAAGAACACAACATGGTTTGAGGAGCACCTCACAGAGGACAACCAGAAGTACATGAGACACAGCATAGGCGAGGAGTACAGAAAACAGACGGCTGAAAAGCTCAGTCCTCTCAAAGACGAGCCGTGGCCTCGACACGAGTGGACAGAAG GGAGTAGAAGAGTCGGGTTAGTTGCTGTCAAACTTGGGATGGTGCCCATCTGGACCAAAACAGGAGAAAGACATCCGGTCACCATGTTACAG GTGCAGGACTGCCACGTCATAAGGTGCATGTCTAAAGAGGAATATGACGGCCGTTCTGCTGCTCTCGCTGTGGGTGGGAAAAATGGATCACCGTTTCAT AGGACGGAAAGTTCCATGGAGATGTTCAGGAATGCAGGAGTGCCCCCCAAACAGAAAATGACCATCTTTAAAGTGTCTGACAATGCCATCATTAAGCCAG GCACTCCTCTGTATGCAGCACATTTCCGTCCGGGCCAGTTTGTGGACGTCACAGCCAAATC cATCGGGAAAGGCTTTCAAGGTGTAATGAAGCGGTGGGGATTCAAAGGTCAGCCCGCCAGCCACGGTCAAACCAAAACCCATCGCAGACCAGGAGCTTCTGGACCAGGGGGG GATCCAGCCAAAGTTTTCAAAGGGAAGAAGATGCCGGGACAAATGGGGAATGTGTTTGTCACAGCTTATGGACTGAAG ATATGGAGGGTCAATACCAAGTATAACGTGCTGTACGTCCACGGCTCCGTCCCCGGACACTCAAACTGTCTCCTGAAG GTTAGAGACACAGTCCTGCCAACCAGGAGGTCCACCATTCTCAACCCTCCTTTTCCTACCTACTTCACCGAAGAGGAGGGCGACCTGGACGAAGACCTGTACGATGACAACCTGTTTGTTCACACAGACCCATCAGTAACTTTGACTTGA